TGACATGGCGTGGCAACATACAGACGACTTCGAGCATAGATTTGCTGCTTGCGCTGCCAGTTATAGGCAGTAGCATCCCTAGGAATAGGTGGTGGAATCGTCAAGTCAGGACATGAGCCGCAACCAGTGCGCCAACGATCGCACTCGAACGAATGGGCACAGTGACCACTCAGCAACCAAGCATCATGCAGCGATAAAACGATTGGACACCGTCGACTCAGCCAAGCCAATGCCCGTAGATCAAAGTACCCCCTGCCAAAACCAGAACCGTGTAAATTATGACAATGAATGATATCAGGCTGAAATTTACGCAGCAGGTGCCACGTTGCAGGTGCATGAAAATCTTCATGTCCTAGCTGGGAGCGAATTCTCCAGATAGGATCCGTAATCAGTTGCAGAGGTCTTGACAGTTTAGTGAGTAGAAGCTGTAACCTGCCCGCACCTAGCCTTTTGCCATTAAACGCTTGCAAAGATGCTCGCAACGCCATGCAAGCTTGAAACCAGGCATGATTAGGTAACACCTCAGCCATGCCTACTACAGTTGGATGATGACTATACTTTGCCGCTACAACAAAGGATGATTCATAACCTAGCTGCTGATAGCCCTGAAACAGTTGCCATGCTAGCCTAGCTGCTCCTCCTAGATTATCGATCGTGTTGATTTGCAGAATCTTCACGCCAACCACTCCCGAAGGCGACGCTCAAACTCATCCCCGTCCCAGTTTCTGACCAGAACACGTGGCAACTGGAAGCGATCGCTCTGTCGAGTAACAACACCACCAAAGTTAGAACACGCCAGTTGAAAGCCTGCTTCCTGAACCAAATCTACCGTATCTGCCGTGTAGTCAGATGGACTACCGAAGGGATAGGCGAAACTTGTCACAGGTTGCCCCACAATCTCTTCCAATCGAGCCTTGCTCTGTTGAATTTCCAAACGCTGCACTGCGATCGACTGTGCTGAAAGCGACAAATGCGACATTGTATGAGCACCTACCTCAATTAACCCACTTGCAGCTAATTGAGCAACTTCTTCAGGGTTCATCACGCGATGAGTATCTCGCCCAATAGAGCCACTACCAATCTGTTGCCAGAGTTGATGTTGTACATCTTGCCGTCGATCTGCCGACAAAGGATACACCAGTTGACACAACTGTCGGTAGGCAATCTGTCGCTCAGTTGGGCTATCTGGTGATAACACTGTCCAATGCTGATGCATTTTGTAGGAATCAATACTGTATTCAGACACTGCCCCTAAGTTTTGCTGATACTCTTCCCCATCAACAGAAAGCTGAATTATTGCTGGTAGTGTTCCAGGTCGTAGCAGAATACGATCTAAATCGTCCCACCAAAACTCTTCAGACTTACCCACAAAGCCTGCGGTTACAAATACAGTTGCAGGAACATCATGCTGCTCTAGAAGGGGCTTTGCTACATAAAAATTATCTGCATAACCATCATCAAATGTAACCACTACAGCACGTCTTGGCAAATTACCAAGTGCCATTCGTTCAACTAGCGATCGTAATGATATAACTGGGTAGCGTGAACGAATAACTTGCAAATGCTCTGCAAAGTGTTGTGGTGATACTGATAGCCATTGAGGATCAGAGCTTAGCTCCACAATTCTATGATAAAGAAGAATAACGACATGAGGTGATAAGTAGTTTCGAGTTAAATACACCCAGTGCTTGCATCGCCCTAATCCTCTGATATTCATACAGTAACTGTAGTTAAGGAACTCTAGCTAAAGTAATCGACGAACATACGCTTTACTATTCTCGAAATCCAAAAATGTTCAATTGCATATCCATCTCAGTATGGATTGCTCGCTGAATAAATGGTTGAGCAATGGGAGCATTAGCATGAAGATGCACACGAAATCCAGCATCTATTAAACAACCGAGTAGAACATGCAGCGTTTGTGGCTTACCTACGAATGAGTGATATTCTACAAATATATTTTCTACATTGCTTAACAAATCTTTACAATCTTCTATAACACAAGTTTCTGCTCCCTCAATATCAATTTTCAGAAAAGAGATTGGCCGGTCTAAATAGTCTCTTAGGCGGACAGTTTTAACTTGAATTAGTTTAGAATCTGATTGATCAGATTGATCATCGATTAAACGTCCACCATCCGCACCCTCTATAAGGAATTCCAATGTTGTTTCAGCATTCCAAACCGCTTTGGGAATAATTTCTACACTAGAAAGTTTAAAGGATCTTATATTCTTTTCCAGAACTGAAACCACATTTGGATCTGACTCAAACGCAAGCACAGAGCTTTCTGGATATAGTCGCTTGATATAAATCACGCTCATGCCAATGTTTGATCCACAATCAATCACAAAAGGCTGAGTGCCCTTTGCTGTAAATTTGTAAATCTCCCGTTCAAAAATATCTTGATACATTGACAAGCATGAAGCAGAATCTACTATATCCAATGTCTCTCCCAATAGAGTGATAGATGCAGATGTATATCGAGGAAGTTCTTGCAGTTGCCTAACCACTGAAAGATGCTGCAAACATTTCTGACGCATTGCATAGTAATTCTTACGGTAAGTTTGACTGACCCCTAACTTTAATAGGTGAGCAATATAGTTCTTCATACATAATTAGACTATTTCAATGATTCTGACATTAATTCCCTAACAGTGATTTTTCTACATCAAGATAGCCAGCATGACAAGTCTCGCTGGAGTAAATCACTCAGACGAATAATCTCATCTTGATAGCGTCGTGAGAGTTCTTTTTCAATCGCTAGAGGCATAACTGGCTTGGATCCTAACTTACAATTCAATTTCATCAATAGTGGGACATGTGAACGGATTAAATTTTGAAATCGGCCAGGCACTTTTCTCCAACAGTCATGGCGTAACCAGAACTGTAAGGATACGGATCGGGGAAGTCGGCTAACATTTTTAGCGGAAAAATCGATTTCTGATATGGGGTTAATTGATAAAAAACCACAGACATCTATGTAAAATTTTCTCGGATCTTTTACTAGATCATCAAATAAGTAAACTCCAACATTATCTTTTCCAAATATCTGAAAATAACGATTTACCTGCTCAACATACAATCCGCTATGAAAATACATATAATCCCAAAAAAATTCTGGATTATTTCGATAGAATAATGGGTCATGAAAGCGTTCAAATTCCTTTTCTAGCGCAGTAGAGAAGTCGGGTAACCATTCGTATCCCTCCATTGCCATCCAAGCGTATAACGATAGTGCACGTTTCACAGGATGCCGTAAGATGATGATAATCTTAATCATGCCTAACTCTTTGGCAATCCAGGCAGCACTTTCTGGAGCTGTCAAATAAGCTGTTGATGCTTCGCCAATCATCTGCTTACCTGCTCCGGGAGCGAACAGGCTATAGTATTGATCACGGTTAGCAAGCCCATAATTGAACACAAAGTAAGATGGTTCCTTGATAGTAGGCAAGAAAACATCAGGATGCTGCTGTAACCAGTAGCTCAGTGAAGTTGTACCAGCTTTTGCGGCACCAACAATCAAAAAATTAGGATGAATAGACTGGGCCATTCTAGTTTACTTAATTCACTATCTCCTATAAGTTCAGCTCTTAAACGCACTAAGAAATTAATTAATCTTTTTACCAACAGCAATCATCCGAGGAGGATATAGAAACTCTTCAATATGCAGAACATCGTAGCCATCCATAATAACTTGAGTTACCGATGCTTCTGAAAAGCGATAGTAGTCAGCAGGCGTTGGGCTGTAGTGGTAAGTTGGTACAGAGGAAAACCAGGTGTTTTCAGCTAAGGAAATAAGTTTATCTTCCAAGCCAAACTTACGAAGGCTCGCACCTAGCTTATACAAAATGCGCTTGAATGCTAACTTTTGCATTCCTCTAGTAAACACCGGAATGTTTACATATAGTAAACCGCCGCAGGAAAGCACTCTATGCATCTCACTGAGGGATTTCCAGAAGTAGCGATCGTTATTAAGGACTCCAGAGCAAATGACTGCATCAAACTCTGCATCTCCAAAGATGCTCATATCGTTAGCATTACACTCTAAAAG
The Cyanobacteriota bacterium genome window above contains:
- a CDS encoding glycosyltransferase, with protein sequence MKILQINTIDNLGGAARLAWQLFQGYQQLGYESSFVVAAKYSHHPTVVGMAEVLPNHAWFQACMALRASLQAFNGKRLGAGRLQLLLTKLSRPLQLITDPIWRIRSQLGHEDFHAPATWHLLRKFQPDIIHCHNLHGSGFGRGYFDLRALAWLSRRCPIVLSLHDAWLLSGHCAHSFECDRWRTGCGSCPDLTIPPPIPRDATAYNWQRKQQIYARSRLYVATPC
- a CDS encoding polysaccharide deacetylase family protein, giving the protein MALGNLPRRAVVVTFDDGYADNFYVAKPLLEQHDVPATVFVTAGFVGKSEEFWWDDLDRILLRPGTLPAIIQLSVDGEEYQQNLGAVSEYSIDSYKMHQHWTVLSPDSPTERQIAYRQLCQLVYPLSADRRQDVQHQLWQQIGSGSIGRDTHRVMNPEEVAQLAASGLIEVGAHTMSHLSLSAQSIAVQRLEIQQSKARLEEIVGQPVTSFAYPFGSPSDYTADTVDLVQEAGFQLACSNFGGVVTRQSDRFQLPRVLVRNWDGDEFERRLREWLA
- a CDS encoding FkbM family methyltransferase is translated as MKNYIAHLLKLGVSQTYRKNYYAMRQKCLQHLSVVRQLQELPRYTSASITLLGETLDIVDSASCLSMYQDIFEREIYKFTAKGTQPFVIDCGSNIGMSVIYIKRLYPESSVLAFESDPNVVSVLEKNIRSFKLSSVEIIPKAVWNAETTLEFLIEGADGGRLIDDQSDQSDSKLIQVKTVRLRDYLDRPISFLKIDIEGAETCVIEDCKDLLSNVENIFVEYHSFVGKPQTLHVLLGCLIDAGFRVHLHANAPIAQPFIQRAIHTEMDMQLNIFGFRE
- a CDS encoding sulfotransferase domain-containing protein, whose amino-acid sequence is MAQSIHPNFLIVGAAKAGTTSLSYWLQQHPDVFLPTIKEPSYFVFNYGLANRDQYYSLFAPGAGKQMIGEASTAYLTAPESAAWIAKELGMIKIIIILRHPVKRALSLYAWMAMEGYEWLPDFSTALEKEFERFHDPLFYRNNPEFFWDYMYFHSGLYVEQVNRYFQIFGKDNVGVYLFDDLVKDPRKFYIDVCGFLSINPISEIDFSAKNVSRLPRSVSLQFWLRHDCWRKVPGRFQNLIRSHVPLLMKLNCKLGSKPVMPLAIEKELSRRYQDEIIRLSDLLQRDLSCWLS
- a CDS encoding methyltransferase domain-containing protein; translated protein: MQPVVYNHFRNHIFKKFPPPGKRILEIGALADPAQTLLTIFAGQSLDQELIGINLEIPPAEYIPASLGYKLLECNANDMSIFGDAEFDAVICSGVLNNDRYFWKSLSEMHRVLSCGGLLYVNIPVFTRGMQKLAFKRILYKLGASLRKFGLEDKLISLAENTWFSSVPTYHYSPTPADYYRFSEASVTQVIMDGYDVLHIEEFLYPPRMIAVGKKIN